From Glycine soja cultivar W05 chromosome 4, ASM419377v2, whole genome shotgun sequence, the proteins below share one genomic window:
- the LOC114408847 gene encoding probable WRKY transcription factor 50 gives MTDKNPRPPDSPDDDFTNQWPLELSEYLNFDDDQWPDDYPESFVSGHVFSHNNQANEVGNFGGSSTHFEESSSRDVGNEREKKEVRDRVAFKTKSEVEILDDGFKWRKYGKKMVKNSPNPRNYYRCSVDGCQVKKRVERDKDDPRYVITTYEGIHNHQNCI, from the exons ATGACAGATAAAAATCCAAGACCACCAGATTCACCTGACGATGATTTCACCAACCAATGGCCTTTGGAGCTCTCCGAGTACttgaattttgatgatgatcaatgGCCAGACGATTACCCGGAATCATTTGTTTCGGGGCATGTCTTCAGCCATAACAATCAAGCCAATGAAGTTGGTAACTTTGGAGGAAGTAGCACCCACTTTGAAGAGTCTTCTAGCA GAGACGTTGGCAATGAACGTGAGAAGAAGGAAGTCAGAGATAGAGTTGCATTCAAAACAAAGTCAGAGGTAGAAATACTGGACGACGGGTTCAAGTGGAGGAAGTACGGAAAGAAAATGGTGAAAAACAGCCCCAATCCAAG GAACTACTATAGGTGTTCAGTGGACGGATGCCAGGTCAAAAAGAGAGTTGAAAGAGACAAGGATGATCCAAGGTATGTAATAACAACCTACGAAGGCATCCACAATCACCAGAATTGTATCTAA